In the genome of Acidobacteriota bacterium, the window GCCTCGCGCGACCAGGGGGAGTTCACGATGATCCGATCGGCCAGCGCGCACTCCTCGCGCCACGAGTCGAAGTACGCCGCGGGCGGCGCCTCGGGGGCGGCGCCGTACTCCGTCCATTCATCCGACGCCAGACGAGCGACGCGAAAGTGCTCTTCGCCCGGGTCGATCTGCCCCAGCACTGTCGTCCAGCCGCGCGTCTTTGCGTGCGCGAACACTTCGCGCGCGGAATAGCTGTGGGCAAACACCGTGGTCATCTCGCCGCCGGCCACATCGTTGAGCACGCGTGCCGCGCGGCGCCCGAACCACCGGTTTCGATCCATCGGGCTTTTCCAGCCTGTGCCGCGTCCGGCCCGCAAGAAGGCCTCGCGCGCCACCGCCGACAGGGTGAAATCGCGAACGTCGGTGTCCGTCAGGTCGGGATGAAATCGCTCTGACAGGCGCCGCGGCAGGTCTCCCGGCATCCGTGACCAGAGGCTGCCCGGCCTGACCCAGGCGTCGGTGACGAGAAGGCCGAGCCGGCCCCGTCGATGCAGCGCCCGCGGCACCGCGTAGTGCTCACGCGCGCCGAGATGGCAGCACAGCCACCGGGCACCTCCTTCTTGAAATGTCGTCACGCGTCAGCCGGCCACCGGCGGAGGCGCGACAGCGGCTGCGGCCCCTTCGCCAGGGCGCGCCACAACCGGTAGGTCCACGCAGGCACCGGCTCGCGGGGCACCGAGGCGAACAGCCGAATGCCGGTGAGCACGCCGGCGATGCGCGTCCTCAGCCGACCGGGGTTCCACGTGTGCGCGAGGCACCGCAGCACCACCACCGGCAGGTGGATCAGCACGAGCGGCGCCGGAACGTTCTGCCAGGCGAACAGGACGGCGTTGCGTACCCCGTAGAAATCCATCCGCTGAAAGTCCCGCTTCGGCGACTCGGCGTGATGAATGGGCGCGGCGTTACCGAGCCGCACCACATAGCCAGCGGCGAGCAGGCGGATGCAGAAGTCGCCCTCTTCGCCCTGATGAAACAGGTGCTCGCGGTAGCCACCCAGCCGAACAAACACGTCGCGGCGGACGGCGTACGCCGTGCCCTTGTACCGGTCAGTCACGTAGACCGTCTGCGCATCCGGCGCCGCTTGGCAGACGCGCGGGTCCGTGTGAATGTCGATGTAGGGAATGGCCACGGCGGCGATACGCTCGGAAGCAAAATCGCCCAGCGCCTGCCGGACAACGTCGGGCGTCGAGAACGCCGCATCGTCGTCGATCGAACACACGATGGCGCCCGTGGCGAGGCGGGCGCCTTCATTGCGCCGGACGATGTAGCCGAGGGAGTCGTCGTGGCGAACGAGACGGACACCAGGGAATTCGGCCGTGACCATCTCGGGCGTGCCGTCGGACGACCCGTCGTCGATGACGAGCACCTCTGGGGTGGCGGTCTGCTCGACGGCCGAGCGCAATGCCGCTCGCAACTCGTCGCGGCGGTTCTTCGTGGTGATGACCACGCTGGCCGTCAGCGTGTCGCTCACGGGCGCGTCTCCGGCACGGCCGGCAGCAGCCGCAGCCGCGTCAGCTCAGCCTCCAGCGCATCGGCCAACACGAGATGGCCGTACGCGGAGAAATGCATGTCGAACGGATCCTGAAAGCAGCGAACGCCATCCGCGCCCACACGTGTGAAATACGGCAGCAGGTCGATCGCATCAATCCGGGGAGGGTCGGCCAGCGACAAGAACCGATCCCAGTAGTTTCGCGCCATGCGGAATTGCACGTAGCTCGCATAGAAGGTCGGCGCCAGCACGACAGGCCGACTCCCGGCCAGTTGGTGAAGCCGATGAACGAGGGCGGCCATGAGCCGCCATTCGGGACTGCCCGGGTCTCGGTACTCGGGAAACGGCTCCCATGGCACCATCGCATACAAGGCGGCCTTGAATGGCGTGGCCCCTGGCAGCCGGGAGAGGATGCCCTTGAGCCGCGTGCTGGCGGTGGCGGGACTGTCGGTCCCTGCTCCGCCATCGGGGCCAGGTGCGGCAGCCGGTTGACCGGGCGTGACCGGCCGGAGCACCAACTGGCCATCCACAAACTCGAAGCGGGGCTTGGCGCGTCGTACGGCCTGGCCGGTACGCGGGTCGACTGCCTCGCGCCACTCGACCATGTTGCGGCGGATGTTCTGGAGAAACGGGAGCAGCAGCACGAGGTCGTGCTCATACCGCAGCCCGACATGCTCGTAGAGCAGCACTTGCTGATCGGTACCCGACCCTTCGAGCGCGAGGTTGATGACCTCCAGGTTGGGAATGCGCCGCTCGAGCAGTTCACTGAAGCGTTGGGCGTTGCTCAGAAACTGGCCGGCGGCCATCGAGTCGCCGCACACGATGAGGCGGCGCACCCCCGGGGGGCGCTCGAATGCGTAGTCTCGATCGCTGCGGATCCCGGCGCTGTTTACCGCCAGGTCGTAGTGGCCCCCGCCAGGCCGCGGCAGCGACATGCGGGTACCCGC includes:
- a CDS encoding glycosyltransferase family A protein, producing the protein MSDTLTASVVITTKNRRDELRAALRSAVEQTATPEVLVIDDGSSDGTPEMVTAEFPGVRLVRHDDSLGYIVRRNEGARLATGAIVCSIDDDAAFSTPDVVRQALGDFASERIAAVAIPYIDIHTDPRVCQAAPDAQTVYVTDRYKGTAYAVRRDVFVRLGGYREHLFHQGEEGDFCIRLLAAGYVVRLGNAAPIHHAESPKRDFQRMDFYGVRNAVLFAWQNVPAPLVLIHLPVVVLRCLAHTWNPGRLRTRIAGVLTGIRLFASVPREPVPAWTYRLWRALAKGPQPLSRLRRWPADA